TGTCCCATTTCCACTACTAACAGATAGTGGCCCTGCTGCCTCCCAGTGGAACCGCCAGTCCATTCTGTGTCGCCAGAGGGCCCTAAGTGCTGCATGAGCACAGGGCAGAGAAGAGATGGCAAGGCAGGTTCTCCACATGCCAGAGACTTGTGTCCCATAAATACGTGGTCAGCACTGGTCTGTGCAACTATACCCACAGCCCGTCTTCATCCTCACAAGCCCTTAAACCTTATCTTCACGGTACCAATGTAGAatcaggcacagagaggttagttAACTTGCCTGAGATCCCACAGCTGCAGGTATCAACCCAGACCAAGCCCAAAGTCTGTGCTCCTAACTGTTCTTCACTGCCAAGCATTTGAGCCAAGAGCCTATCAGTTAAAACCTcaatcagttttgttttccttcttgagAAAAAAGTGTCATTCATGAGCaacaaataaaattctgaaaccTGACCcgatttttaactattttataaaCTTACTGCCCATTTGCTTTTGGTACTCTTCTTTCGTTCTAAtttcacactttttttaaaaaaaagattttatttatttattcatgagagacacacagagagaggcagagacctaggcagagggagaagcaggctccatgcaaggaacctgacgcgggacttgatcctgggtctccgggatcacgctgagccacccggggatcccctcacAGAATTTTTTATCAAATAGCTTTGCAAGGCACTTGCCCTTAATGATTTAGGTATTAATCAAGGTTATGGCTGACTAATAATAAAGATGTTATCTTCCTCCTTGAGAcagaattttatgtttatttaaaaaaaaaagaattttacatttataaatggtGCAGACAGGGGGCTTATTCCCTGGCCACAACCTAGACATATCAgctgatattttcaaaattatttgagaaCTTTAAATTATCAGAAGGCTATCATTGTTTCCAAACAAAGCCACACTCTTAATTATAAAACGATCGTGGAGAAAGCCACATAATACAGCGGGGTCGGGGGCAGAACAAAGCCTGAAAAAGGCAGGAGGGCGGATGGTCTCCGCTCTGTCATAGACTCACTGGGACTCTTGGCGAGTGGCCCATCCCCATCTGGAGAGTTACTAGGTTGAATCCGCAATTCCTGAGGTCCTGCCCAGAACAAACTTTTTCTCATTATGAAATACTCTCTTGCAGTGCCATCAGACAAGATCAGTTGATCAGAACAGAAAGCTGGCTCGGCAAATCCTACAAGAGAAAGTGGATATTTTCTACAACGGTGAAAACAGTATtgtttacaaagaaaaacaagaggcagagaagaaaaagcaagagcgGAAACGAAGAGCAAAGGAAACCCTAGAAAAAAAGAAGCTCCTGAAAGAACTCCGGGAATTAAGTAAAAACGTCcactgagaaagaaatgaagatgctttttttgttgttgctttgtttttaagatctctgcacccaaggtggggcttgaattcacaaccccaaccccgagatcaagagtctcctgctcttccaactaagccggccaggcacccctgaaaaaactgcagattctttttttttttcctttaagattttatttatttattcatgagagacacagaaagagaaagagggaagcagagacacaggcagagggagaagcaggctcctcgcagggagcccgatgtgggacttgatcctggaactccaggatcacgccctgggctaaaggcagatgcttaaccactgagccacccaggcatcccaaaactgcAAGATTCTAACTAAAGAACTTGCCagaggcagggtgcctgggtggctcagttgttgaagtgtcccattcttgattttggctcagttcatgatctcaggatcatgagatggagccccaagttggactccatgctgggcatggagtctgcttgattctctctctctctgcctccctcccacccccaacttgccctgctcatgctcatgtactctctaaaaaaataaaaataaaaaggggtcGTCATGATAGGACACTTGGAGGAGCCATGGATGGCTTTCAAAGTTCTTTCTGGACCTGGGCAGTAATTAGAAGGATGTCACTGTACTTTGTTAAACTACACATTTGTGTGATTGTATCTTGCTTTATTAccaaaggttaaaaataaaacttttttgaaaaaagcatTACTAAggaaggtctttttttcttttttcttttttttgaaaactggaaTGGAGTCAAACATTAGTGGCATTTTTGGAACGCTTAGCTGGCTCATTCAgtggagtgtgggactcttgatctcagggttgtgagttcaagccccacattgggtgtaaattacttaaaatctttgtttttcaaccattttatttatttgagaaagagcacaaacagggagaggggcagagagagggagaagcagactccccatagagcaaggagcccaatgtggggctcaatcttgggaccctgggttcatgaggtgagtcgaaggcagatgcttaaccaactgagccacccagacacctcagaaataaataaaataatgtttaagaaaaaaaccacatACACATTATGGCATTTAGTGCCACCACTCATCTGCTGGGAGGTTATTGCTCAGCGATACTTAGACATCCCTTAGCTTAATGTCAgactaagaataaaagaaaaacaaggcagaGAAAAGTAGACACATGAGTATGGTAATCTGCCTGTTTATCCCATTAACTTAATAGACTGTGCTTTGCCAAGTATCCTCTGTGATGTGAAGACACAAGatgggcgcctgactggctcagtaggGAGAGCAGgccactcttgatctcggggtcataagcgtgagtcccatgttgggtgtagaacctactttaaaaaaatacccatgaGATTCCCTATATGTTGATTTACAAGTAAATTTATGAGTTTCCagaaacctgatttgtgacaaTTGTTTGGGGTTTTTAGGCACAGGGTAATAGCTTGGCTTGTCAGAACACATCAGGTATTCACCCATAAAACaggtaggggaaaaaaaccctgaggGGAGACAGCCCCTGTCAGACAGGGTCTGCAGGCAAAGCTAGCCCATTCTGCAGCCACAGAGCGCATGCCCAGGGCATGTGTCCCAATAAATTTACCTTTAAGGCAGCCAGCGAAGGCTCTTCTCACCTTGGAGTGAGCTGGATTAGAAGTTCCAGCATTGCATGCAAGGCTCTGGAGACCTGGTCGCAGCATCCAGGACCCTTCCCTCTGTGGACCTCCACTTAGAAGGTAGCCAAGCACCTGGAAGGGTCCATGACAAGTGGGTAAGGGTGGGAAGAGAACTCTGGGAGCTATggacaggagggacagaggcTTCAATCTGTCTCCTCTCTTGTACCCTTTGGGATTTGCTGTGAGGTGGGTGAAAGAGATGCAGACAAGCCTGCTCCTCAGAGCCGACTCTTAGCAGCCCTTAGACCTATTGTGGCTGGGCCCTCACCTCCTGCCTGCAAAACTGACCACTTCCCTCATTTGTTTCTGTCGCCTGCTCACCACAGTGAATCCTCACCACCTGGGGATTAGTGTCTAAGGAATGTGGTAAAAACCACCACAAGATCCCTTTGGAAGGCGCTGCTGGGGACCAGCACTCGGGTTCCCCACACATCAGCTCAAGCAGCTCTTTGCCAGCACCAGAGCAGAGGATCCTTCCAGTGAGCACCAGATGTAGCCAGCTGGACTTTAGTGGCTGCACATGAGAAACACATGCCTCCTGCACCCAGAAATGCTCCCAGGATAGATAAGCACATGAAAGCCCAGAATGGCCTCGTTGTGGGCAGGCAGTGGATAAAACCACTGACATTCTTGTTTTCTCCCCTGGTGACACTAAGTCTGCTGCAAGTAAAATGCACCAGAATGCAGCCTCATGTGACCCCCGCCTTCTGACTTAAGCAAACCCGTTCCTTCCTCAGCCCACAGTGGTTACAGCATTGCATACAACAGGTTTCTGGAGCTCGGCGGGCAAACATTCTGTGACCGGGAGCTCCCATCTCATCagagctgttttttgtttgttttgttttaaagattttttttttttttaaagattttatttttaagtaatctctgcacccaaggtggggcttgaacttacaagcccgagatcaaaagttgcccctcgggatccctgggtggcgcagcggtttggcgcttgcctttggcccagggcgcgatcctggagacccgggatcgaatcccacatcaggctcccggtgcatggagcctgcttctccctctgcctatgtctctgcccccccccttctctctctgcgactatcataaataaataaaagttaaaaaaaaaaaaacaaaagttgcccctctacctactgagccagccaggtaccctgagaAGCTGTCTTTTAAACTATcacttaaggggcacctgggtggctcagtcagttaagtgtctgcctgcagctcaggttgtgatctcagggtcccgggccagactcctgcatcaggctctctgctcagaggggagtctgcttctccctctccctcttgtgctctctctcaaataaattagtaaaataaaataagtaaaataccaCTTGAAAAATAATACCACTTAAGGATTCAAGGAACCCACACCTTATACAAATTGTTAATGAAAATAAGCTTTATTACATCaagtaataaatacatacaaagatGCAAACAGTTTTAGTCATTTTCTTCCAGATGTTTGGATCAACTTACAGGAAAAGCAGAACTGAAATCCACACAGTCTTAGTAGGAAAATTTTGGTAGGGGAGGGGGAGTTCTTGTTAGGTTAGGTTTGGTAGGTTGctctttcttctgtatttataacttgtgcattttttaaattgacctcAAAGCACTAATAGTCATGCAAGCAAATGCTTAATTAAGCTCAAAAGAAGTTACATTAAGCAGAATCCACACCATGTGGCAAACGTATGCACTCAAAACAAAACCCTCAGAGTTGTATTAGCTTATGAAAGATCATGTAAAACAATCTGAGTAACTTAAGTGTACTCCAAAAAGAGGATGAAAGGAGCTGGGATATCTGCTGTGAGATAGGGATCTTTTACGTGCATCTTTTAAatcaatgcttaaaaaaaaagaaaacaaaaaaataaaaatgcttaaaaaaataaaaataaaaataaaaacaaaaaaccctgggtaattcctatttaaaatgtaaatcctaGTCAACTGCAAAGTATTTCTCAATCTCAGAGCCTCATGAACCATGGGAGGGACACGGGAAGGAGAAACCAAACTGTTACCATTTTGAAAACAAGAGTTTCATCTGAACATGGGAGATGAGCTGTAACTTCTGGTCTTGGAAGAAGATGGAAAACCTTCCACGCTGATAGGCAGCTAGGACCTGGCATTCCGTTCCGTCTCAGCCAAGCACTCTCGAACCAGTCCTCTGGCGTGAATGATGCCTGGAAGAGAAGAGGCTGAGAATCATCCAGCAGAACCCAttccagaagaggaagagggccCCCCCCTTCACAACCCAGCTGAAAAACCCTGGCCCTGGAAAGAACTCAGGACCTGCATCCAAACCACCCGGGATTCCAGCGGTTTGGAAACACACCAGCATCTCGTCCCTCCTGAAAGGCCCTTGCCTCCTAGCCAAAACTCCTCTTCATGGCTCCCTAACAATCCCTTCCTGCACACAAAGGGACAACCAGCAAGCTCTCTCTGCATGTCATGCTGTCAGAGTACGGAAAATGTGTCTCCATCCACTTTCGTTAGGCCGGACCCACTCTGGAGAGTCCATGACTTCAAATCAtatttttctctggcttcttcaTATTCTAAGTTCTAGAAAGGGCTTGTCCAATGTCCAGGCTGCACAGCTAGGATGCAAGACTGCTCACCTAGgagtgcctgcatggctcagttaagtgtctgcctttagctcaggttataaccctggggtcctgggattgagccccacattggactccctgctgggttgggagcctgcttctccctctccctttgctgctccccctgcttgtgctctcacttcctgtcaaataaataaaatcttaaaaaaaaaaaaaaaaaaaaaaaaaggactgctcATTTATGTTCAACCGTATCCGTTAGGACATTGCCCCCCAGGTGCCTAGAGCATCTTCTGCTCTATTACTCCCCTACCcatattttctctctgatttgGTTGTTGGATTTGtttgctgtgtttttttctttttgtttttttgtcatgGCCTTTAGTGAACGCCATGAGATACTTATCTCATTTTAATAGacatcagggacgcctgggtggctcagcggttgagcacctgccttcagcccagggcatgatcctggagtccccggatcgagtcccacatcgggctccctgcatggagcctgcttctctctctgcctgtgtctctgcctctctctgtgtctctcatgaataaataaataaaatctttaaaaataaataaataatagatatcaAAAATCTATTCCCTCTAAGAGATGACTGCCGGAGGGCACTGTGAATGACATCCCCAAAGTCACGCAAGCATCCACATCTCACAAATCTTATCTCTGAGCTTCAGAAGACTTTTTTCTGGAAAGGGCCAAACAGTAAATCTCAGGCTTTGCAGGTcacatggtctctgtcacaactactcaggCAGCCATTATATAAGCAATGGGTGTGGCCATattccaataaatctttatttatttattttattttttttatttaaatttatttatgatagtcacagagagagagagagagggaggggcagagacacaggcagagggagaagcaggctccatgctccgggagcccgacgtgggattcgatcctgggtctccaggatggcatcctgggccaaaggaaggcgccaaacggctgcaccacccagggatccccaataaatctttatttatgaacacttaagtttgaatttcagataatttCCACCTGTCACAAAATCATTTTCCACGATTAACAACTAAAAACCaaggacgcctgggaggctcagcggctgagcgtctgcctccagccaaaggcgtgatcctggagaccggggatcaagtcctgtatcgggctcccagtgcagaacctgcttctccttctccctatgtctctgcctctctcttgtgtctctcacgaaaaaataaaatctttaaaaaagaaaacgacAAACTAAAAATCATTCTTGGCTTACCAGTTACTGTTTGCTGACCTATCAACAATGCACCTGAGTCCATCATACCTTTTACAACTCTTCTTCACCTTGTTAGGACATAAACTTAGCTAACTTGTACTTGGCTACTAGTTAGTGTGACTGGGTGACATGGGACACATGTCCCAGAGTGGTCATTAGACATATCCATAGGCTAACCTGAACCACTGGTTCTTTTTGGTGACTGCAAATCGCCTGTTCGACTTCAAGGTccagtacctttttttaaaattttttttaaagattttatttacttattcatgagagacacagagagagaggcagaaacagcagaagcagactccatgcgagGAGTCCattatgggactcaatcctggaactccaggatcacgccctgagccgaaggcagacgctcaactgctgagccacccagatgtcctaaGGTCCAGCATCTTTCTGGGGGTTCTCACTCAGGTAACCAGGACTCCAGGCGCCAGGACTGTCTTGTTTCCCCTGACTCCAAACAGCAGCCCAGATGCAGAGTGACGCCCACCGGCCCCCCAGGGGTGGGTCGGGGTTAACCCCACCTCTATCAAGCCCTCTCCGGGTCCAGCCTCTATCTgtcagctcccctcccccacacctgtGCCCGTAAGCACCCGGCCGGCCAGCCAATCTGTCCATGAAAGCTTGGTAAACAGCAGCAAAGCCCACTGCTATGGGCAGGAGCCTTGCCTACCACTGTGGGGTCACAGCTTCCGCAGCAGCCCCTCTTTACATCCCAGGTTAACTTCAGACTTGCCTCTCCAAACTTCTGAATAAACGCCAGATCCTTTCTGAAATTAAATTCGTACCTAGGCCACTGCTGCTCCGAATTGCCACCTTCTAAAACAGAAATCAtcttcttccctccaccccattTACTTCCTGAGGTAGCAGCCGATTTCACCTCCCCCTGGAATCAGCTGGTCAGTCACATCTTCACATGAGTCACTGGTTTTCTGTGACACCATATTCCTGCCCTCCCTTCCATCCTCAATCATGAAGGAATTTCAGTgttcctgctctccctccccagaCTAAGATAGACCCATTGGCCCCTTGGGCTCCGCTCCAAAGAGCTGACAACAGAGGGCAACACAGGACCCAGGACCTGGCTACTCCTTGTCCCTGACCCACTCAGAGAAGGAAGCCTGGTGTATTTGTCCTCCTgcggctccctgggacagtaccAGCCAACAGGAGCAGAGCAGGCAACAGACAAAGCTACAGGATCTGGGCTGTAAAGATTCTGTTCTTAAAGCACATGGACCTTCCCAAGGAGCACGCAAAGCCTTCCCATCAGATCCCAAGGACAGTCTACACCCCATGACAGGCCCATTCCTGCCCCTGCTGATGCCTCCACAGATTAACCAAACAGGAGCCCCACAGGGCATAGAGCACTCGCGGCCCCCCTCTGGAAACCTCTCACAACAGTTAGCACCCAGCAGGGAGGCAGCACCCAGCAGGGGGTGTCTGGATCCCGCTACTTACCTCGTTTTAGTCTCTCCATGGCGCTCTTGCTCCCTGCATAGGTGGGTCTAATCTCTTTCCCCAACTCTTCAATGATGGCCAGCAGCTCAGCATATTTgctttggggtacctggctgtTCCCAGTTCCCTAAAATCAGAAGAAGTTTAAATGTATTGAACCCTATCCTGATCCTAAGGCCACAGTCAGGACCCTACCACATGCCAGCCACGGCGAGGgcagggcacagggagaagcccACCGAGAGGCAGTGGCtggaggcagggcagcctggcctAGGTTcccagagcttctgcctctgctGGAACCGGCCACATGCTGAGAGATAACCACTGACCAGAAAGCTGGGCCTCTCTACTGTCCTCCTACACTCAAGGAAACCACTAGCAGCCTCTAGAAGGCTTTAATCATCTTAAATGAGTAAAAGGACTGGTTTGCCTCAGCAAGTACTGGGTGCTTCCTAGGATCCAGGTGAATGCACCATCCCAGGGGAATGACAGTGGACAAGCTGTGGGCCATACCGTGGGGTCTGGAGAACTACAAATAATTGCCAAAGACCATCTGGACAGAATGTGTTTCCACTTACCCATCCTCCCCCTGCCAGCAGGGCCCACCccaaaaaatctgtttttctataAGCCCTCCCCCTCCACGGCCCAAGTATGCACCCAATGAGTGGGGGGGGGCTGCTGGGTCCCCGCAGCCCCCCCACAAGGCCCttgcctgctccttcctcctctgttgCCTCTGTCTCCTGGCCTCCAGGGCCTTTCTCCTGTCCTTGCCCAGCTCCTTAGTGCCCTCCCAGTGCCGCCTCTTGGCCTGGTGGTCTTCCCGCCACCGCCGCTTCTTCTGGCGCTCCCGCTCCTGGGACAGCAGGG
This genomic interval from Vulpes lagopus strain Blue_001 chromosome 14, ASM1834538v1, whole genome shotgun sequence contains the following:
- the CDK2AP1 gene encoding cyclin-dependent kinase 2-associated protein 1 isoform X3 yields the protein MGDILQRCQAGSVHPPSTSMATSSQYRQLLSDYGPPSLGYTQGTGNSQVPQSKYAELLAIIEELGKEIRPTYAGSKSAMERLKRGIIHARGLVRECLAETERNARS
- the CDK2AP1 gene encoding cyclin-dependent kinase 2-associated protein 1 isoform X2, producing the protein MSYKPNLAAHMPAASLSAAGSVHPPSTSMATSSQYRQLLSDYGPPSLGYTQGTGNSQVPQSKYAELLAIIEELGKEIRPTYAGSKSAMERLKRGIIHARGLVRECLAETERNARS
- the CDK2AP1 gene encoding cyclin-dependent kinase 2-associated protein 1 isoform X1, whose protein sequence is MATSSQYRQLLSDYGPPSLGYTQGTGNSQVPQSKYAELLAIIEELGKEIRPTYAGSKSAMERLKRGIIHARGLVRECLAETERNARS